One window from the genome of Saccharomyces mikatae IFO 1815 strain IFO1815 genome assembly, chromosome: 4 encodes:
- the NHX1 gene encoding bifunctional K:H/Na:H antiporter NHX1 (similar to Saccharomyces cerevisiae NHX1 (YDR456W); ancestral locus Anc_5.573) → MLSKVLLNIAFKVLLTTAKNIADSDDDDEHLPSPDLPGSDDPITGDPEIGPNPVTEEMFSSWALFIMLLLLISALWSSYYLTQKRIRAVHETVLSIFYGMVIGLIIRMSPGHYIQDTVTFNSSYFFNVLLPPIILNSGYELNQVNFFNNMVSILIFAIPGTFISAVVIGIILYIWTFLGLESIDISFADAMSVGATLSATDPVTILSIFNAYKVDPKLYTIIFGESLLNDAISIVMFETCQKFHGQPATFSSVFEGAGLFMMTFSISLLIGVLIGILVALLLKHTHIRRYPQIESCLILLIAYESYFFSNGCHMSGIVSLLFCGITLKHYAYYNMSRRSQITIKYIFQLLARLSENFIFIYLGLELFTEVELVYKPLLIIVAAISICVARWCAVFPLSQFVNWIYRVKTIRSMSGITGENISVPDEIPYNYQMMTFWAGLRGAVGVALALGIQGEYKFTLLATVLVVVVLTVIIFGGTTAGMLEVLNIKTGCISEEDTSDDEFDIEAPRAINLISGRSMQTDLGPYSDNNSPDISIDQLAVTSNKNIPDISSTVGGNTFGDLNDTENTSPNPERPSIDKRNLRDKLGTIFNSDSQWFQNFDEQVLKPVFLDNVSPSQDSATQSPSDFSSQNR, encoded by the coding sequence ATGCTATCCAAGGTGCTGTTAAATATAGCATTTAAGGTGCTGTTAACTACCGCCAAGAACATCGCCGATTctgacgatgatgatgaacaTCTACCTTCTCCAGATCTCCCCGGTAGTGATGACCCTATAACGGGTGATCCTGAAATAGGACCAAACCCTGTTACAGAGGAaatgttttcttcatgGGCATTGTTCATCATGTTGCTCCTATTAATTTCTGCATTATGGTCTAGTTATTATTTAACTCAAAAGCGTATAAGAGCAGTGCATGAAACTGTGCTTTCTATTTTCTATGGTATGGTTATTGGTTTGATAATAAGAATGTCCCCGGGGCATTATATTCAAGATACAGTAACATTCAATTCATCCTACTTCTTTAATGTTCTGTTGCCGCCTATCATTTTAAATAGTGGGTATGAACTGAATCAAgtgaactttttcaataatatgGTATCTATCTTGATATTTGCTATACCGGGCACTTTCATATCTGCTGTGGTTATCGGCATCATACTGTATATCTGGACCTTCTTAGGTTTAGAAAGTATTGATATCTCATTTGCTGATGCAATGTCTGTCGGTGCTACTTTATCAGCAACTGATCCAGTTACAATTCTTTCGATTTTCAATGCCTATAAGGTAGATCCTAAGCTTTACACAATTATTTTTGGCGAGTCTCTGTTAAATGATGCTATTTCTATTGTCATGTTTGAGACttgtcaaaaatttcatggTCAACCTGCAACATTTTCGTCGGTTTTCGAGGGGGCAGGACTCTTTATGATGACTTTCTCCATCTCACTGTTGATAGGTGTTCTCATAGGGATTCTTGTGGCGCTTTTATTGAAGCACACTCACATAAGACGCTATCCTCAAATTGAGAGTTGTTTGATCTTGCTGATTGCATATGAAtcctatttcttttctaacgGTTGCCACATGTCTGGTATCGTTTCCTTGTTGTTTTGTGGTATTACTTTGAAACATTACGCATATTACAACATGTCAAGAAGATCACAAATTACCATTAAGTATATTTTCCAATTGCTAGCAAGATTATCAgagaatttcatttttatttatctaGGTTTAGAACTTTTCACTGAAGTAGAACTAGTCTATAAACCTTTATTAATTATTGTCGCTGCTATTTCTATATGTGTTGCTCGTTGGTGTGCTGTGTTTCCGTTGTCCCAGTTTGTTAATTGGATATATAGGGTGAAAACAATCAGATCTATGAGTGGAATAACCGGGGAAAACATATCTGTTCCTGATGAGATACCCTACAATTATCAAATGATGACATTTTGGGCAGGTTTACGTGGTGCTGTTGGTGTCGCTTTAGCTTTAGGAATTCAAGGTGAGTATAAGTTTACTTTGTTGGCTACAGTCCTTGTCGTTGTTGTTTTAACAGTTATCATTTTTGGAGGGACCACTGCGGGAATGCTAGAAGTTTTAAATATCAAAACAGGCTGCATAAGTGAGGAAGATACATCCGATGACGAGTTTGATATAGAAGCTCCAAGGGCAATAAATTTGATTAGTGGTCGTTCCATGCAGACAGATTTGGGGCCATACTCTGATAACAATTCACCAGATATTTCAATCGATCAATTAGCAGTCACAAGCAACAAAAATATCCCTGACATCTCATCCACAGTTGGTGGTAATACTTTTGGAGACCTCAATGACACTGAGAACACTAGCCCAAACCCGGAAAGACCTTCTATTGACAAGCGCAATTTAAGAGACAAACTGGGCACGATCTTCAACTCTGACTCACAGTGGttccaaaattttgatgaacaAGTATTGAAGCCTGTGTTCTTAGACAACGTATCGCCGTCACAAGATTCGGCCACTCAGTCACCCTCCGATTTCTCTTCCCAAAATCGCTAG
- the YHP1 gene encoding Yhp1p (similar to Saccharomyces cerevisiae YHP1 (YDR451C) and YOX1 (YML027W); ancestral locus Anc_5.567), with amino-acid sequence MESRNTVLPSLPSIIAGDSGSPFQQHALPNTNFPSDEQGVIRLPPLTATAHLARPILSTYKSPCDEEGPKSKVSHVTSMTPLSKPKKLGSHLPFTPTVRVSSKEQSTQSAHSYKKVNILTPLSAAKAILTPPAKHEKKRSFAFITHSQETFPKKEPKIDNARLARRKRRRTSSYELGILQTAFDECPTPNKAKRIELSEQCNMSEKSVQIWFQNKRQAAKKHKNNNGNTSHCKLHSSNDSISMISYSDAALEINSTPASSEKAIAAELLKNSPSDTSSIYEDHHITPCKSGGQLRFNGKSMVVRRALSNSGHNELMKSPKTKENRLRFNAYERKPLGEIDLNSFKN; translated from the coding sequence ATGGAAAGCAGAAACACCGTGCTTCCCTCCTTACCGTCTATTATTGCAGGTGATTCTGGCTCGCCTTTCCAACAGCATGCTCTACCGAACACAAATTTCCCCAGTGATGAACAAGGTGTCATCAGGCTCCCACCTTTGACGGCGACTGCGCATCTCGCAAGACCGATCTTAAGCACTTACAAAAGTCCATGTGATGAGGAAGGGCCAAAAAGTAAGGTTTCACACGTCACGTCGATGACGCCTTTGTCCAAGCCCAAGAAGCTGGGCTCTCATTTGCCTTTTACACCAACAGTCAGGGTCTCTTCCAAAGAGCAGTCGACTCAAAGTGCGCACTCCTATAAAAAAGTCAATATTCTTACGCCTTTATCTGCTGCTAAAGCCATCCTGACACCACCTGCCAAACatgagaagaaaagatcatttGCATTTATTACGCATTCACAGGAGACTTTCCCTAAGAAGGAACCTAAAATAGACAATGCTCGGTTAGCTCGTcgtaaaagaagaagaacatcGTCATATGAGCTTGGGATTTTGCAAACTGCGTTTGATGAATGTCCCACACCTAACAAAGCTAAAAGGATAGAGTTATCCGAACAATGTAATATGTCTGAAAAATCGGTTCAGATATGGTTTCAGAACAAAAGGCAGGCTGCTAAAAAGCACAAGAATAACAATGGGAACACAAGCCATTGCAAACTTCATTCTAGTAATGATTCGATTTCCATGATATCTTATTCAGATGCTGCACTGGAAATTAACTCTACACCAGCAAGTTCTGAAAAGGCTATTGCTGCGGAGTTGTTAAAGAATTCGCCTTCCGATACATCCTCGATTTACGAAGACCATCATATAACCCCTTGTAAGTCTGGCGGACAACTTAGGTTCAATGGAAAATCTATGGTTGTTAGAAGGGCATTATCAAATAGTGGTCATAACGAACTAATGAAAAGTCCtaaaaccaaagaaaacCGGTTAAGATTCAATGCATATGAAAGGAAACCCCTAGGAGAAATTGATCTCAATTCCTTTAAAAactaa
- the RPS17B gene encoding 40S ribosomal protein eS17 (similar to Saccharomyces cerevisiae RPS17B (YDR447C) and RPS17A (YML024W); ancestral locus Anc_5.562), producing MGRVRTKTVKRASKALIERYYPKLTMDFQTNKRLCDEIATIQSKRLRNKIAGYTTHLMKRIQKGPVRGISFKLQEEERERKDQYVPEVSALDLSRSNGVLNVDNQTSDLVKSLGLKLPLSVINVSAQRDRRYRKRN from the exons ATG GGTAGAGTTAGAACCAAGACCGTCAAGCGTGCCTCCAAGGCTTTAATTGAACGTTACTATCCAAAGTTAACTATGGATTTCCAAACTAATAAGAGACTTTGTGATGAAATTGCCACTATCCAGTCTAAGAGATTGAGAAACAAAATTGCTGGTTACACTACccatttgatgaagagaatCCAAAAGGGTCCAGTTAGAGGTATCTCTTTCAAGttgcaagaagaagaaagagaaagaaaagatcaataCGTCCCAGAAGTCTCTGCTTTGGACTTGTCTCGTTCTAACGGTGTGTTAAATGTTGACAACCAAACCTCCGACTTGGTTAAATCTTTGGGTTTGAAGTTGCCATTATCTGTCATCAACGTTTCC
- the TSA2 gene encoding thioredoxin peroxidase TSA2 (similar to Saccharomyces cerevisiae TSA2 (YDR453C) and TSA1 (YML028W); ancestral locus Anc_5.569) — protein sequence MPPRNSKIRVLKFYLSLLISKIPSWHELNLSRKDGGLGPVKVPLLADTNHTLSRNYGDLIEEEEIALRGLFIIDPKGFIRHITINDLSVVGTSTKRSGWSKASSGLTKTA from the coding sequence ATGCCGCCAAGAAATTCGAAGATCAGGGTGCTCAAGTTTTATTTGTCTCTACTGATTTCGAAAATTCCTTCTTGGCATGAACTAAACCTCTCCAGAAAAGATGGTGGACTGGGTCCAGTTAAGGTTCCTTTGTTGGCTGATACAAACCACACCTTATCTCGAAACTACGGCGACTtgattgaagaagaagagatcGCATTAAGAGGTTTATTCATCATCGATCCAAAGGGTTTCATTAGACACATCACCATTAATGATTTGTCCGTGGTAGGAACGTCAACGAAGCGTTCAGGCTGGTCGAAGGCTTCCAGTGGACTAACAAAAACGGCATAG
- the ADA2 gene encoding chromatin-binding transcription regulator ADA2 (similar to Saccharomyces cerevisiae ADA2 (YDR448W); ancestral locus Anc_5.563) yields the protein MSNKFHCDVCSADCTNRVRVSCAICPEYDLCVPCFSQGSYTGNHRPYHDYRIIETNSYPILCPDWGADEELQLIKGAQTLGLGNWQDIADHIGSRDKEEVKQHYLKYYLESNYYPIPDITQNIHVPQDEFLEQRRHRIESFRERPLEPPRKPMASVPSCHEVQGFMPGRLEFETEFENDAEGPVKDMVFEPDDQPLDIELKFAILDIYNSRLTTRAEKKRLLFDNHLMDYRKLQAIDKKRSKESKELYNRIKPFARVMTAQDFEEFSKDILEELHCRTRIQQLQEWRSNGLTTLEAGLKFERDKQARISTFEKFGSSTAASLNEGNGRYRSNSAHRSNAEYTQNYSENGGRKKNMTISDIQHASDYALLSNDEQQLCIQLKILPKPYLVIKEVMFRELLKTGGNLSKGACRELLNIDAIKANKIYDFFQNENWM from the coding sequence ATGTCAAACAAGTTTCATTGTGATGTTTGCTCAGCTGATTGTACGAACCGAGTCAGAGTTTCATGTGCTATTTGCCCGGAGTACGACTTATGTGTGCCCTGCTTTTCACAAGGATCATACACAGGAAATCATCGTCCTTACCACGATTATCGGATTATAGAGACCAATTCATATCCCATTCTTTGCCCTGATTGGGGTGCAGATGAGGAATTGCAATTGATCAAAGGGGCACAAACTTTAGGGCTCGGCAATTGGCAAGATATTGCTGACCATATAGGCAGTAGagacaaagaagaagttaagCAACATTATTTAAAGTATTATTTGGAAAGCAATTATTATCCAATACCTGATATTACTCAAAATATACATGTTCCACAAGATGAATTTTTAGAACAACGAAGGCATAGAATCGAGTCATTCAGAGAAAGGCCATTAGAACCTCCAAGAAAGCCCATGGCATCAGTTCCTAGCTGCCATGAAGTGCAGGGATTTATGCCCGGCAGATTGGAGTTTGAAactgaatttgaaaatgatgcGGAGGGACCCGTTAAAGATATGGTTTTTGAACCCGATGATCAGCCTTTAGACATTGAATTGAAGTTTGCCATCTTAGATATTTATAATTCCAGATTAACGACAAGGGCGGAGAAGAAAAGACTATTGTTTGACAACCATTTGATGGATTACAGGAAATTGCAAGctattgataaaaaaagaagcaaaGAATCCAAAGAGTTGTACAACCGCATTAAACCTTTTGCTCGAGTTATGACTGCACAGGATTTTGAGGAATTCAGTAAGgatatactagaagaaTTACATTGTAGGACAAGAATACAACAATTGCAAGAATGGAGAAGTAATGGGTTAACCACGTTAGAAGCAGGACTCAAGTTTGAACGAGATAAGCAAGCTAGAATTAGTACTTTCGAGAAATTTGGCTCTTCTACGGCGGCATCATTAAATGAGGGCAATGGTCGTTATAGATCGAACTCCGCACATAGATCAAACGCAGAATACACCCAAAACTATAGCGAAAATGGTGGtagaaagaagaacatGACCATAAGTGATATTCAGCATGCATCTGACTACGCACTATTATCCAACGATGAACAACAACTTTGTATACAGCTCAAAATACTACCAAAACCGTATCTTGTCATAAAAGAGGTGATGTTTAGGGAGCTGTTGAAGACTGGCGGTAACTTGAGCAAAGGCGCGTGTAGAGAACTACTAAATATAGATGCCATCAAagcaaataaaatatacGACTTTTTTCAGAATGAAAATTGGATGtaa
- the UTP6 gene encoding snoRNA-binding rRNA-processing protein UTP6 (similar to Saccharomyces cerevisiae UTP6 (YDR449C); ancestral locus Anc_5.564), with protein sequence MSKTRYYLEQCIPEMDDLVEKGLFTKNEVSLIMKKRTDFEHRLNSRGSSINDYIKYINYETNVNKLRTKRVKRILQAKKTNSLSDWSIQQRIGFIYQRGTNKFPQDLKFWAMYLNYMKGRGNQTSYKKIHNIYNQLLKLHPTNVDIWISCAKYEYEVHANFKSCRNIFQNGLRFNPDVPKLWYEYVKFELNFITKLINRRKVMGLINEREQELDMLNEQKDNQTIDEEKSHVQVPSTGDSMKDKLNELPEADINVLGNAETNPALRGDIALTIFDVCMKTLGKHYINKHKGYYAISDSKMNTELNQETLNYLFSQSTNYVQLFDKFSDLERDYLINHVLQFWKNDMYDLSLRKDLPELYLKTIMMDTTLNIRYMPVEKLDIDQLQLSVKKYFAYISKLDSSLVKSLKSEYSTYLQDNYLKRMNAEDDPRYKILDLIISKL encoded by the coding sequence ATGTCAAAGACAAGATACTATTTGGAACAATGCATTCCTGAAATGGATGACTTGGTGGAGAAAGGACTCTTCACTAAAAATGAAGTTTCCTTaattatgaaaaagagAACCGATTTTGAACATAGATTGAACTCTAGAGGGTCCAGCATAAATGACTATATAAAATACATTAACTATGAAACAAACGTCAATAAGTTACGTACTAAGCGGGTTAAGAGAATTTTGCAAGCTAAGAAGACTAACAGTCTCTCTGATTGGTCAATCCAGCAAAGAATAGGTTTTATTTATCAAAGAGGTACAAACAAATTTCCGCAAGATTTGAAGTTTTGGGCAATGTACCTGAACTACATGAAGGGAAGAGGTAATCAAACGTCATACAAAAAGATTCACAACATCTATAATCAACTATTAAAGCTGCATCCAACGAATGTGGATATATGGATTAGTTGTGCAAAATATGAGTATGAAGTTCATGCTAATTTCAAGAGTTGTAGAAATATTTTCCAGAATGGGTTGAGATTCAACCCTGATGTGCCTAAACTATGGTACGAATATGTAAAATTCGAGTTGAATTTTATTACCAAGTTGATTAATAGGAGAAAAGTGATGGGATTGATTAACGAAAGGGAGCAGGAGCTCGATATGTTgaatgaacaaaaagacAATCAAAccattgatgaagagaaatCCCATGTGCAAGTGCCATCAACTGGTGATTCGATGAAAGATAAATTAAACGAGTTGCCTGAAGCGGATATAAATGTACTAGGTAATGCAGAAACCAACCCAGCCTTACGCGGTGACATTGCATTGActatttttgatgtttGTATGAAAACTTTAGGCAAGCATTATATTAATAAACATAAAGGTTATTATGCCATTTCGGACTCAAAAATGAATACCGAACTAAATCAAGAGACTCTAAATTATCTGTTCAGTCAGTCAACAAATTACGTTCAATTATTTGACAAATTTTCAGATTTGGAAAGAGATTATCTTATTAATCATGTACTACAGTTCTGGAAAAACGATATGTACGATCTTTCGCTCCGTAAGGATTTACCAGAGTTGTATTTGAAAACGATAATGATGGACACCACTCTAAACATCAGATACATGCCAGTTGAAAAACTCGATATTGACCAATTGCAGTTGTCtgttaaaaaatattttgcatACATATCAAAATTGGATAGCTCATTGGTGAAGTCATTGAAAAGCGAGTATTCCACTTATTTACAAGACaactatttgaaaaggatgaaCGCAGAAGATGATCCTAGATATAAGATTTTAGACTTAATCATTAGCAAACTTTAA
- the GUK1 gene encoding guanylate kinase (similar to Saccharomyces cerevisiae GUK1 (YDR454C); ancestral locus Anc_5.572) has protein sequence MSRPIVISGPSGTGKSTLLKKLFAEYPDSFGFSVSSTTRAPRAGEVNGKDYNFVSVDEFKAMIKNNEFIEWAQFSGNYYGSTVASVKQVSKSGKTCILDIDMQGVKSVKAIPELNARFLFIAPPSVEDLKRRLEGRGTETEESVAKRLSAAQAELAYAETGAHDKIIVNDDLDKAYKELKDFIFAEK, from the coding sequence ATGTCCCGTCCTATAGTAATTTCAGGCCCAAGTGGTACAGGTAAGTCTACCCTGTTGAAGAAACTGTTTGCCGAATATCCAGATTCCTTTGGGTTTAGTGTTTCATCCACCACAAGGGCCCCCAGAGCTGGTGAAGTAAACGGTAAGGACTACAATTTTGTTTCTGTGGATGAATTCAAAGCTATGATTAAGAATAATGAATTCATCGAATGGGCCCAATTTTCTGGCAACTACTACGGTAGCACTGTCGCTTCCGTCAAACAAGTCAGTAAATCGGGAAAGACTTGTATCCTGGATATCGATATGCAGGGTGTCAAGTCTGTCAAGGCAATTCCAGAGTTGAATGCtagatttttatttatcgCACCACCATCTGTcgaagatttgaaaagaagattagAAGGTAGAGGCACAGAAACCGAAGAATCCGTCGCCAAGAGATTAAGCGCTGCTCAAGCTGAATTGGCATACGCCGAGACAGGCGCTCATGACAAAATTATTGTCAATGATGATTTGGACAAAGCCTATAAGGAATTGAAAGACTTCATCTTTGCCGAAAAATGA
- the RPS18A gene encoding 40S ribosomal protein uS13 (similar to Saccharomyces cerevisiae RPS18A (YDR450W) and RPS18B (YML026C); ancestral locus Anc_5.566), which produces MSLVVQEQGSFQHILRLLNTNVDGNIKIVYALTTIKGVGRRYSNLVCKKADVDLHKRAGELTQEELERIVQIMQNPTHYKIPAWFLNRQNDITDGKDYHTLANNVESKLRDDLERLKKIRAHRGIRHFWGLRVRGQHTKTTGRRRT; this is translated from the exons ATGTCTTTAGTTGTCCAAGAACAAGGTTCCTTCCAACACATTTTACG TTTGTTGAACACTAACGTTGACGGTAACATCAAAATCGTTTACGCTTTGACCACTATTAAAGGTGTTGGTCGTCGTTACTCCAACTTGGTCTGTAAGAAGGCTGATGTCGATTTACACAAGAGAGCCGGTGAACTAACTCAAGAAGAGTTGGAAagaattgttcaaattaTGCAAAACCCAACCCATTATAAAATTCCAGCTTGGTTCTTGAACCGTCAAAACGACATCACTGACGGTAAGGATTACCACACTTTGGCTAACAACGTCGAATCTAAATTGAGAGATGATTTGGAAAGATTAAAGAAGATCAGAGCTCATCGTGGTATCAGACACTTCTGGGGTTTACGTGTTAGAGGTCAACACACCAAAACCACtggtagaagaagaacttaA
- the PPN1 gene encoding endopolyphosphatase (similar to Saccharomyces cerevisiae PPN1 (YDR452W); ancestral locus Anc_5.568), with protein MVVVGKSKVHNVSMSGREKKSLIAILSTCALVFLVFIIDAKFQPVSIFPKFSNGRGEEKSLQLLDEEEFTRLGLTPRAPVIVRDLKSGKERKLHGRFLHITDIHPDPYYVEGSSVNAVCHAGKPSKENDVAPKFGKAMSGCDSPVVLMEETLKWIKENLRDKIDFVIWTGDNVRHDNDRKNPRTESQIFDMNNIVAGKMTELFSAGNEEDPRDFDVFVIPSLGNNDVFPHNMFSLGPTLQTREYYRIWKNFVPQQQQRTFDRSASYLTEVIPGKLAVLSINTLYLFKANPLVDNCNSKKQPGYQLLLWFGYVLEELRSRGMKVWLSGHVPPIPKNFDQSCYDKFTLWTHEYRDIIIGGLYGHMNVDHFIPTDGKKARKSLLRNLKQYDRILEEENTGGEEDETELNRILDHAVTAKEAFLMGARPSNKEMYMGTVRETYYRKVWNKLQRVNARNVKSEEKKKRKKDKKKKKPLTRKEFVERYSIVNIGGSVIPTFNPAFRIWEYNISGIVNDSDFAVSGYKPWDGFFESLDKVMENSLLEEEINVNDIELGVSVKKVDQKKNKKKKNVDKTIPIEMPDECELGPAYIPQLFTPTRFVQFYADLEKINQELHSSFGKPKDVFRYQVEYTSDEKPYSMDSLTVGSYLELAGKLYEDKPTWEKFVELSFVSSGYKDD; from the coding sequence ATGGTCGTAGTGGGTAAGAGTAAAGTGCACAATGTAAGCATGAGTGGGCGAGAGAAAAAATCGTTAATTGCTATCCTGTCTACCTGTGCGTTGGTCTTTCTCGTGTTTATAATTGATGCTAAATTTCAACCTGTTTCCATTTTCCCTAAATTCTCAAACGGCAGGGGTGAAGAAAAGTCTCTTCAATTacttgatgaagaagagtttACAAGGCTAGGCTTGACACCTAGGGCGCCAGTAATCGTAAGGGATTTAAAATCTGGGAAGGAGAGAAAACTGCACGGGAGATTCCTCCATATTACTGACATTCATCCCGATCCTTATTATGTGGAAGGAAGTTCCGTAAATGCTGTTTGTCATGCAGGAAAACCCAGCAAGGAGAATGATGTGGCCCCCAAGTTTGGGAAAGCAATGTCTGGATGCGACTCGCCAGTTGTTTTAATGGAAGAAACTTTAAAATGgattaaagaaaatttgagAGATAAGATCGATTTTGTCATTTGGACGGGTGATAATGTCAGACATGACAATGACCGGAAGAATCCAAGAACGGAATCgcaaatttttgatatgAACAACATTGTTGCCGGTAAAATGACGGAGTTATTTAGTGCtggaaatgaagaagatccGAGAGATTTCGATGTATTTGTTATTCCAAGTCTTGGAAACAATGATGTTTTCCCACATAATATGTTTTCGTTAGGACCAACTTTACAAACTAGGGAGTATTATAGGATTTGGAAAAACTTTGTTccacagcagcaacaaagAACATTCGACAGAAGCGCTTCGTACTTGACCGAAGTCATTCCAGGGAAGCTTGCTGTTCTATCAATTAACACACTATACCTATTCAAAGCCAACCCCTTAGTTGACAATTGTAATTCAAAAAAGCAGCCTGGTTATCAACTTTTACTTTGGTTTGGTTATGTGCTAGAAGAATTAAGGAGCAGAGGAATGAAAGTATGGTTAAGTGGACATGTGCCTCCAATCCCAAAAAACTTTGATCAATCGTGTTATGATAAGTTTACGCTATGGACTCACGAATACAGAGATATCATCATTGGAGGATTATATGGTCATATGAACGTTGATCATTTTATTCCGACAGATGGTAAAAAGGCTAGGAAGTCGCTATTAAGAAATTTGAAGCAATATGATCGTATCCtagaggaagaaaacactggtggagaagaagatgaaactgAACTGAACAGAATCTTGGATCACGCTGTAACGGCAAAAGAGGCTTTTTTAATGGGAGCCAGACCATCTAACAAAGAAATGTACATGGGCACCGTGCGTGAAACGTACTATCGAAAAGTGTGGAACAAACTGCAAAGAGTGAATGCTAGAAATGTTAAgagtgaagaaaagaagaagagaaagaaggacaaaaaaaagaaaaagccaCTTACTAGAAAAGAGTTCGTTGAGCGTTATTCTATTGTGAACATTGGTGGCTCGGTAATTCCAACTTTTAATCCTGCCTTCAGAATTTGGGAATATAATATCAGCGGTATAGTAAATGATTCTGACTTTGCAGTTTCCGGATACAAACCCTGGGATGGTTTTTTCGAATCGTTGGATAAAGTTATGGAAAATTCCttattggaagaagaaataaatgtCAATGACATTGAACTCGGAGTTAGCGTCAAGAAGGTCgaccaaaagaaaaataaaaaaaagaaaaatgtcgATAAAACTATCCCGATTGAAATGCCAGACGAGTGCGAACTTGGACCTGCCTATATACCGCAGCTGTTTACTCCAACACgttttgttcaattttatgcagatttggaaaaaatcaatcaagAACTACATAGTTCATTTGGGAAACCTAAAGATGTCTTTAGATATCAGGTAGAATATACTTCGGATGAGAAGCCATATTCAATGGATTCGCTAACAGTTGGAAGTTATTTGGAACTAGCAGGTAAGTTATATGAGGACAAACCTACATGggaaaaatttgttgaattGTCATTTGTATCTTCTGGATATAAAGATGATTAA